One stretch of Acidobacteriota bacterium DNA includes these proteins:
- a CDS encoding TIGR02757 family protein has product MPPRGALKARLDGLYDACGADRLEIDPIRYPRAYDGAADREIAGFIAAALAYGRVAHIRKSVATVLDRLGPHPAAAVLALRADSTANAFRGFTHRFNTGRDVADMLVILKRLLERHGSLEAAFLQGFDAAQPDVGHAIAAFSARALAIHREETSGRRRSGSRAGVRFFFSSPGDGSACKRMNMFLRWMVRRDHVDLGLWSGVPPSKLVMPLDTHTARICRELRLSARRSADWRMAIEVTEGLRALDPDDPVRYDFALFNLGLRTAGSVGAL; this is encoded by the coding sequence ATGCCCCCGCGTGGAGCGCTCAAAGCCAGACTGGACGGGCTTTACGACGCGTGCGGCGCCGATCGGCTGGAGATCGATCCCATCCGGTACCCGCGCGCGTACGACGGGGCCGCCGACAGGGAGATTGCCGGTTTCATCGCCGCCGCTCTCGCGTACGGCCGCGTCGCCCACATCCGGAAGAGCGTCGCGACGGTCCTCGATCGGCTCGGCCCGCACCCCGCCGCGGCGGTCCTCGCGCTCCGCGCCGACTCGACGGCGAACGCCTTCAGGGGGTTCACGCACCGGTTCAACACGGGGCGCGACGTGGCCGACATGCTCGTGATCCTGAAGCGCCTTCTCGAGCGCCACGGATCCCTCGAGGCCGCGTTCCTCCAGGGGTTCGACGCGGCGCAGCCCGACGTCGGGCACGCGATCGCCGCATTCAGCGCGCGGGCGCTCGCGATCCATCGCGAGGAGACCTCCGGCCGAAGGCGGAGCGGATCGAGGGCCGGCGTGCGATTCTTCTTCTCGTCGCCCGGGGACGGCTCGGCGTGCAAGCGGATGAACATGTTCCTGAGGTGGATGGTCCGCCGCGACCACGTCGACCTCGGTCTCTGGAGCGGCGTCCCCCCCTCGAAGCTGGTCATGCCGCTCGACACCCACACGGCGAGGATCTGCCGCGAGCTCCGCCTCAGCGCCCGCAGGAGCGCCGACTGGCGGATGGCGATCGAGGTGACGGAGGGGCTGCGGGCTCTCGACCCGGACGATCCGGTCCGCTACGATTTCGCTCTGTTCAACCTCGGCCTGCGGACGGCGGGAAGCGTGGGAGCGTTGTGA